A single region of the Chryseobacterium culicis genome encodes:
- a CDS encoding caspase family protein has product MSKIAICIGVNTVKNFTPLQGATKGAIKFSEWAKSQDYEIKLFLDDDKFVVKANDIFDFIQECLNSMRYSQMLIYFSGHGILRGPKQELWLLSNAGTNPNEFINVNESKDNASTCPIPYVLFISDACRSLPTNLNQTNGASSIFPIMESIDDNVIDIFYATRPGAVAYEVAGNNLKDAYGIFTETLVEYLNGSYTETIINNDSNEEAEVKWFLNKYYDPKELSKNFHYKNLRKPDHKWIISANEVSIKLKEIVENKSFLVSNGQSPQLNISQHRQEYPLSTFTDEQGKNLVLKSQIKVEIQPNPVFRLDETIIPIEIVTHYKYKFNFGLGRLWSRTKKSDKNTEILANKLFETDIRLFNKFEDLEETGIQIIGQRIIDFIVPKGVEFIMSPSMVEIKTDNPKPYGLLVLKDGRSIPIGIIKGYVAQLIFKEGHLFTINYTPAKSNEYTHYSYLSNKEMINKKRNFVASAANNGLSYNSVFDDVNFERLRQGYPDAGSFLRIGKNLDPSLGLYAAYAFKEFENQNKIKSVYNYMQHDNPAVIYDVAMLSGKLTKNKKTASFCPLMTSGWSYKRLYKDIINSRIAEAANFLEPGLWTTFNRKGTKILIPEIHQNKI; this is encoded by the coding sequence ATGTCTAAAATTGCAATATGTATTGGTGTAAATACTGTCAAAAATTTTACACCTCTTCAAGGTGCTACCAAAGGTGCCATAAAATTCTCCGAATGGGCGAAAAGTCAAGATTACGAAATCAAACTCTTTTTGGATGATGATAAGTTTGTAGTTAAAGCAAATGATATATTTGATTTTATACAGGAATGTCTGAATTCCATGAGATATAGTCAAATGTTAATTTATTTCTCTGGTCATGGCATCTTACGAGGTCCTAAACAGGAATTATGGTTGCTTTCTAATGCTGGAACTAACCCAAATGAATTTATCAATGTAAACGAATCAAAAGACAATGCATCCACCTGTCCAATCCCTTATGTACTTTTTATTTCTGATGCCTGCAGATCATTACCAACAAATCTAAATCAAACAAACGGTGCAAGCTCAATCTTTCCAATAATGGAGAGTATTGATGACAATGTAATCGATATTTTCTATGCCACACGGCCAGGAGCTGTGGCGTACGAGGTTGCGGGAAATAACCTAAAAGATGCTTATGGAATTTTTACAGAAACATTGGTTGAATATCTCAATGGTTCATATACGGAAACCATTATAAACAATGATAGCAACGAAGAAGCAGAAGTTAAATGGTTTTTAAATAAATATTATGATCCTAAAGAGCTTTCAAAAAACTTTCACTACAAAAATCTACGAAAACCAGATCATAAGTGGATTATATCTGCAAACGAAGTAAGTATTAAACTAAAAGAAATCGTTGAAAATAAATCATTTCTTGTTAGTAATGGTCAGTCACCTCAATTAAATATTAGCCAACATAGACAAGAATACCCTCTTTCAACTTTCACTGACGAACAAGGTAAAAATCTTGTTCTCAAAAGTCAGATAAAAGTCGAAATACAGCCAAATCCAGTATTCAGGCTTGATGAAACAATTATTCCAATAGAAATAGTAACTCATTACAAATATAAATTCAACTTTGGTTTAGGAAGACTTTGGTCCCGAACTAAAAAATCTGATAAAAACACTGAAATACTTGCTAATAAATTATTTGAAACAGACATTCGTCTTTTTAACAAATTTGAAGATTTGGAAGAAACTGGTATACAGATTATAGGTCAAAGAATCATTGACTTTATTGTTCCAAAGGGAGTAGAATTTATTATGTCTCCTTCTATGGTCGAAATTAAAACCGACAACCCTAAACCTTACGGTCTTTTGGTACTTAAAGATGGTAGATCTATTCCCATTGGAATTATAAAAGGTTACGTGGCACAGCTCATATTCAAAGAAGGTCACCTTTTTACAATTAATTACACACCAGCTAAATCAAATGAATATACACATTATAGCTACCTCTCAAACAAAGAAATGATAAACAAAAAACGAAATTTTGTTGCAAGTGCAGCAAATAATGGTCTAAGTTATAATAGTGTATTTGATGATGTAAATTTTGAAAGACTTAGACAAGGATATCCTGACGCGGGGAGCTTTCTTCGTATAGGAAAAAATCTTGATCCATCACTAGGTCTTTATGCAGCTTACGCCTTTAAAGAGTTTGAAAATCAAAATAAGATAAAGTCAGTTTACAATTATATGCAACATGACAATCCTGCTGTAATTTATGATGTTGCTATGCTATCAGGTAAGCTTACTAAAAATAAAAAAACTGCATCATTTTGTCCCTTAATGACAAGTGGATGGTCTTACAAGCGTCTATACAAAGACATTATAAATTCTAGAATAGCCGAAGCAGCGAATTTTCTTGAGCCTGGCTTGTGGACTACTTTCAATCGTAAAGGCACGAAAATTCTGATACCAGAAATTCATCAAAATAAAATATAG
- a CDS encoding SDR family NAD(P)-dependent oxidoreductase, which produces MKNRTILITGANIGLGKEVARQLSSNGNIEKIFLACRNLDKANQAKKDLEYTTGRKIFDIILMDISDPSSVKTAVNALPYAVDAVILNAGGQGGKDPLALSQSGMTNIAATNLLGHMVLVDELVKMNKVKNEFIYVSSEGARGIKGVMKKPNLKTNSVAEFISVLNGSFSDPKFDGNEAYGYGYIKYIGALWTAANSRKYPHIKFISVSPGNTRGTAGYDNLPTLTRFFFKYLLAPIVMPLIGMIHSIRKGAARYIAVLDNPQIENGSFYASKEGKVIGDMVEQGAIFPEFRNTVFQDNADIAMHSFLK; this is translated from the coding sequence ATGAAAAATAGAACAATTCTAATAACCGGAGCAAATATTGGTCTTGGTAAAGAAGTCGCAAGACAATTATCTTCAAATGGAAACATTGAAAAGATCTTTCTGGCATGCCGGAATTTAGACAAAGCGAATCAGGCTAAAAAAGACCTTGAATATACTACGGGCAGAAAAATCTTCGATATTATATTAATGGATATCAGTGACCCAAGCTCAGTCAAAACTGCAGTTAATGCCTTACCATATGCCGTGGATGCTGTTATATTGAATGCCGGGGGTCAAGGTGGAAAAGATCCTCTAGCCCTTTCTCAAAGTGGTATGACAAATATAGCCGCGACAAACCTGTTGGGTCATATGGTTCTTGTTGATGAGCTTGTAAAAATGAATAAGGTTAAAAACGAGTTCATATACGTCAGTTCAGAAGGTGCCAGAGGAATAAAAGGGGTTATGAAGAAACCTAATCTCAAAACAAACTCTGTGGCTGAATTTATCTCTGTACTCAATGGTTCTTTTTCAGATCCAAAATTTGATGGAAATGAGGCATATGGCTATGGATATATAAAATATATCGGTGCTTTATGGACAGCGGCAAACAGCCGTAAATATCCACATATAAAATTTATCAGCGTAAGCCCCGGAAATACAAGAGGAACGGCAGGGTATGACAATTTACCGACACTGACCAGATTCTTCTTCAAGTATCTGCTGGCACCAATCGTCATGCCACTGATTGGCATGATACACAGTATTCGTAAAGGGGCAGCAAGATATATAGCCGTACTGGACAATCCTCAAATTGAAAACGGCTCTTTTTATGCCAGTAAGGAAGGAAAGGTGATTGGAGATATGGTAGAACAGGGAGCAATATTTCCTGAATTTAGAAACACGGTCTTTCAAGATAATGCCGATATAGCCATGCACAGCTTTCTGAAATAA
- a CDS encoding ATP-dependent nuclease, which produces MRISSITIKGYKSFGPKGVTIPLQDKLAGFIGLNSAGKTSALETLRKLFGASLMEREIFASDFHIGKDERPEDITERELSIEVRIDFPTDGDDSVPHFFSDMVVDDTYEDPYLRIRLESSWRKSELIQQGEIEVKTYFIKAAEGVPEGADTKKIFPSHLRGLIQIYYVPAIRKPGEQLKYASGSILHRLLKKINWKEDFKEEFDAKISEINDAFKGLSEFNTIQTSITSFWQKFHKDERYSETTLSFGGSDLDSILKKLEISFSPTGTHKPFGIDELGEGYRSLFYLTLVCSLLDVEEELAKEEDEETIGITRPLLTILAIEEPENHIAPQLLGRVIKILQSISEKENSQVLLSSHTPAIIKRLDPEQILHFRITEKYETKVNLILLPDKADEAYKYVKEAVRNYPEIYFARLVVIGEGDSEEVLFNRLMDVKDVDFDDNIITFAPLGHRFVNHIWKLLNALHIPYITLLDLDREREGGGWGRIKYALKQLLEIEIKKNEVLKLKDNSILTAQQLEKMHTWDLTKVKTLQGWLRRLKEYDVFYSAPLDLDFLMLTHYPEFYKKNIPKGGGPQIPDKDKEPEEFEEKLTGSIQATLKSKKATGYTYSEEEKELMIWYHYHFLGRGKPTTHIQVLSSMTDEDIKDNLPPVFTEIFDRISSILKAH; this is translated from the coding sequence ATGAGAATATCATCGATTACAATAAAGGGCTATAAATCATTCGGTCCTAAAGGAGTAACCATTCCTTTACAGGATAAGCTGGCCGGCTTTATTGGTTTAAACAGTGCCGGAAAGACTTCCGCATTAGAAACACTTAGAAAACTTTTCGGTGCATCGCTTATGGAGCGGGAAATTTTCGCATCAGACTTTCACATCGGAAAAGATGAAAGGCCTGAAGATATTACAGAAAGAGAACTTTCTATTGAAGTAAGAATTGATTTTCCAACAGATGGAGATGATTCAGTTCCTCATTTCTTTTCAGATATGGTTGTGGACGATACGTATGAAGATCCTTATTTACGGATACGACTTGAATCAAGCTGGAGAAAATCAGAACTAATACAGCAAGGAGAAATAGAAGTAAAGACCTATTTCATCAAGGCAGCAGAAGGCGTGCCGGAAGGGGCAGACACAAAGAAAATTTTCCCAAGTCATCTTAGAGGCCTTATTCAAATATATTATGTTCCTGCAATCCGAAAGCCAGGTGAACAATTAAAGTATGCGTCTGGTAGTATCCTGCATCGGCTATTAAAAAAAATCAATTGGAAGGAGGATTTCAAAGAAGAATTTGATGCCAAGATAAGTGAGATCAATGATGCCTTCAAAGGATTGTCAGAGTTTAATACTATTCAAACTTCCATTACTTCCTTTTGGCAAAAATTTCACAAAGATGAACGTTATAGCGAAACAACGTTAAGCTTTGGAGGAAGTGACCTTGACTCCATTCTTAAAAAGCTGGAAATATCCTTTAGCCCTACGGGTACTCACAAACCATTTGGTATTGATGAGTTGGGTGAAGGTTATCGTTCACTATTTTATCTGACTCTGGTATGTTCGTTACTGGACGTAGAAGAAGAATTGGCCAAAGAAGAAGACGAAGAAACCATTGGAATAACAAGACCATTACTTACTATTTTGGCAATTGAAGAACCGGAAAACCACATTGCTCCGCAGTTGCTAGGAAGGGTTATTAAAATTCTTCAATCAATTTCAGAAAAAGAAAATTCACAAGTATTACTATCATCCCATACACCTGCTATCATCAAACGACTTGATCCGGAACAAATCCTTCATTTTAGAATTACAGAAAAATATGAAACTAAAGTGAATCTGATATTACTTCCTGACAAGGCCGATGAAGCGTATAAATACGTAAAAGAAGCCGTTCGCAATTATCCTGAAATTTATTTTGCCAGATTGGTTGTTATTGGTGAAGGCGATAGTGAAGAAGTTTTATTCAACAGGTTAATGGATGTTAAGGATGTTGACTTTGATGATAACATCATCACTTTTGCTCCTTTGGGACATAGGTTTGTTAACCATATCTGGAAATTATTAAACGCCTTGCATATTCCCTATATTACGTTACTCGACTTGGATAGAGAAAGAGAAGGAGGTGGTTGGGGAAGAATAAAATATGCTTTGAAACAGCTTTTGGAAATTGAGATTAAAAAGAATGAGGTATTAAAGCTAAAGGATAATAGCATATTAACAGCACAACAACTTGAAAAAATGCATACTTGGGATTTAACGAAAGTTAAAACGCTTCAAGGATGGCTTAGACGCTTAAAAGAGTATGACGTTTTTTATTCTGCCCCACTCGATCTGGACTTTCTAATGCTTACCCACTATCCTGAGTTTTATAAAAAAAACATACCAAAAGGAGGTGGCCCTCAAATCCCCGATAAAGATAAAGAACCAGAGGAATTTGAAGAAAAATTAACAGGGTCTATACAAGCCACATTGAAATCAAAAAAAGCAACCGGTTACACCTATTCTGAGGAAGAAAAGGAACTAATGATCTGGTATCACTACCATTTTTTAGGCAGGGGAAAACCAACCACTCATATCCAAGTATTGTCATCAATGACTGATGAGGATATTAAAGACAATTTACCACCTGTATTTACCGAAATTTTCGATCGTATATCTTCTATTCTAAAAGCTCATTAA
- a CDS encoding class I SAM-dependent methyltransferase has product METQLEQIRDLQKKTWNQSSPGWRKWDELTMDFLKPVGEEIIQKLKPQGDNYVLDIAAGTGEPGLTIATMLNNGKVVITDLAEGMLEVARENAVKRGIKNVETVVCDVSELPFQDNMFDVISCRMGFMFFPDMLMAAQEMIRVLKPGGRIAASVWNGPDKNLWFTSAMSSVNRNMTLPPPSPGAPGMFRCAEENLIADLFSKAGFKNISQKNIEGKLNCGTADVYWGFASEVVGPVVNSLSMADDALRQKIKSEVYKTINDTYPDGKVAINFSANVIYGEK; this is encoded by the coding sequence ATGGAAACCCAACTAGAACAAATCCGCGATTTGCAAAAAAAAACCTGGAACCAATCTTCTCCCGGCTGGAGAAAATGGGATGAGCTTACAATGGATTTTCTTAAGCCAGTGGGTGAGGAAATCATTCAAAAGCTGAAACCGCAGGGCGATAATTATGTTCTTGATATTGCAGCCGGTACAGGTGAACCGGGTTTGACCATTGCAACCATGCTGAACAACGGAAAAGTTGTTATCACCGACCTTGCTGAAGGCATGCTTGAAGTAGCCCGGGAAAATGCAGTTAAAAGAGGAATAAAGAATGTGGAAACTGTAGTTTGTGATGTGAGTGAACTCCCTTTTCAGGACAACATGTTCGACGTCATCAGTTGCCGCATGGGATTTATGTTTTTTCCGGATATGCTAATGGCAGCCCAGGAAATGATCCGTGTACTGAAACCCGGAGGACGAATAGCAGCATCGGTATGGAATGGACCCGATAAAAACCTCTGGTTCACCTCTGCCATGTCAAGCGTGAATAGAAATATGACATTACCTCCGCCATCACCTGGTGCTCCGGGAATGTTTCGCTGTGCTGAGGAAAACTTAATAGCTGATTTATTTTCCAAAGCAGGTTTTAAAAATATCTCTCAGAAAAACATTGAAGGTAAACTGAACTGTGGAACTGCAGATGTTTACTGGGGCTTCGCATCGGAAGTAGTCGGCCCTGTTGTCAATTCATTAAGTATGGCAGATGATGCCTTGAGGCAAAAAATAAAAAGTGAAGTGTATAAAACGATAAATGACACCTATCCTGACGGTAAAGTAGCTATAAACTTTAGTGCGAATGTGATTTATGGTGAAAAATAG
- a CDS encoding helix-turn-helix domain-containing protein: MKNKINPPQLLSISKVHQVLKLEKPTNPLVSVIDLSTISIDTNEIEKTISYNFFSIALKKNCDGFGYGQQHYDFDDGVMSFIAPQQIISPAKTVDLQPEGMLLIVHPDFFRNYPLAKIIRSYGFFFYEVNEGLYLSKSENELVIDIMNNISKEISNSIDAFTQDLIVSHIELLLTYCDRFYHRQFLTRKMATSDILSKVEDLLDSCFEEQDLKLHGVPTVNFLASKMNMSPNYLTDMLRTLTGQTTQQHIQNKIIEKAKILLSTTSLTVSEIAYSLGFDYPQSFQRLFKNLAKTSPLEFRNNCN; this comes from the coding sequence ATGAAAAATAAAATAAATCCACCCCAGCTTCTTTCAATTTCAAAAGTTCATCAGGTTTTGAAATTGGAAAAACCCACCAACCCTCTTGTCAGTGTGATTGATCTTTCCACAATCAGCATTGACACCAATGAAATCGAGAAAACGATCTCCTATAACTTTTTTAGTATAGCACTCAAAAAAAATTGCGATGGATTTGGTTATGGCCAGCAGCATTATGACTTCGATGACGGAGTTATGTCATTCATTGCTCCACAGCAGATAATATCTCCCGCCAAGACCGTGGATCTTCAACCTGAAGGAATGCTGCTGATAGTGCATCCCGATTTTTTCAGGAATTATCCGCTGGCAAAAATAATCCGTTCCTATGGATTTTTCTTTTATGAAGTTAATGAAGGTTTATATCTGTCGAAATCTGAAAATGAACTAGTGATTGACATAATGAATAATATCAGTAAAGAAATTTCTAATTCTATCGATGCCTTTACCCAGGATCTGATCGTATCCCATATAGAGCTTCTTTTAACATATTGCGATAGATTCTATCACCGTCAGTTTTTAACAAGAAAAATGGCTACCAGCGATATTTTAAGTAAAGTGGAAGATCTGCTGGATAGCTGCTTTGAAGAGCAGGATCTGAAATTACACGGAGTACCAACCGTAAATTTTCTTGCTTCAAAGATGAATATGTCACCCAACTACCTAACCGATATGTTACGTACACTTACAGGGCAAACCACACAGCAACATATACAGAATAAAATTATTGAAAAGGCAAAAATATTATTGTCAACAACCAGTCTTACCGTAAGTGAAATTGCTTATTCCTTAGGATTTGACTATCCACAGTCATTTCAGAGGCTTTTTAAAAATTTAGCTAAAACATCTCCGCTGGAATTTAGAAACAACTGTAACTAA
- a CDS encoding DEAD/DEAH box helicase: MSTPEQHVLNFWRNVEVFDLPQFNKNSYQLIENSPLPWLQEERLAKEDYVWQYTLLFGKLEKKKVVENIDALLKVKDTQADWEQSVTGDTCLATILLDAEGRPDERSYVLASYIAGMQVLEQNKNCEEVLSLLNTVQADFELRYNIPPAPENKIEDDEKPVRKGKVVTLELLHHELNYLQKQIQAWNKEPVKIFLIAKEVHKNSKYDVNFLNSFYLDDLNHLCSLDAKNYNRSLQEYLNLKNVETQRKDVLADRKHFFDCINPKNMSAGKWPSSTSYSLYTAQSAAVNDLFSSFEEDGGIRGINGPPGTGKTTLLLDVVSEVIVKRAMQMMKLGCNNLFHRKYEKIEKDEGFAGYFHLHKSLINQYGIVVASSNNTAVENITKELPSLKKIDSGAFPQAAYFTEQAQYLTKTPNWGTLSAALGKAENRNIFRNAFWKSDNGKKGKSNKSKDFIYFHDLLRNVYRDKENDQSENHRVNFETTKEKLALHLKDFKAFQQKATAFHNGLTQYQKDIEEKANLEREKSPLELREKMLLEKIKMLERQITEQELSIENLRFYLQQLQATKPLWFFFQKLFKTSSYQQWRKKIEQYLNQYDWLQSHCVTQRKERQESETELSTIETKLQQISKELDALQRSIHLYLAQREELHTLYGIGYENLADADFISLPMSEMHKRMPYHSAQVAKLRSEIFLLSIELHQHAIMANAKYVRNNLSLFFEMLSGYTNVSENIVSNLWSTFFLCVPVVSTTLASVSRLFPNKEKDQIGWLLIDEAGQATPQSAAGIIYRSKRCVIVGDPLQVEPVVTIPKNLVYKLMQQEKVDEIWSPVQTSVQQLADRISANGTYMPLANSDEQIWTGFPLRTHRRCDNPMFDIANKIAYDGQMVKDTEDDTKNKFIGNSTWFHVEDTNLVNKHTLKGEIELLKIKIQELKENEYQGEIFIISPFALVAGFCEWEFKNNPKIYCGTIHRFQGKEADVVFLVLGSDPKSPGARNWASQKPNMLNVALTRAKKRIYIIGNKNLWGQCDFYKDMCNAL; the protein is encoded by the coding sequence ATGAGCACACCAGAGCAACATGTACTTAATTTTTGGAGAAATGTGGAGGTTTTTGATCTTCCTCAATTTAATAAAAATAGTTATCAGCTTATAGAGAATAGCCCTCTGCCATGGTTACAGGAAGAGCGACTTGCAAAGGAAGACTATGTTTGGCAATACACTTTGCTTTTTGGAAAATTAGAGAAGAAAAAAGTCGTTGAAAATATTGATGCCTTGCTAAAAGTAAAAGATACGCAAGCAGATTGGGAACAGTCAGTGACCGGAGACACTTGCCTTGCCACTATCCTTCTGGATGCCGAAGGAAGGCCTGATGAAAGAAGCTATGTTCTCGCATCTTATATTGCCGGTATGCAAGTGCTTGAGCAAAACAAAAATTGTGAAGAGGTTTTATCATTACTCAATACTGTGCAAGCAGATTTTGAACTCCGCTACAATATTCCCCCTGCTCCTGAAAATAAAATAGAAGATGATGAAAAACCGGTAAGAAAGGGAAAGGTTGTAACATTGGAGCTGTTGCATCATGAATTAAACTACTTGCAAAAACAAATACAGGCCTGGAATAAAGAGCCTGTAAAAATATTTTTAATAGCAAAGGAGGTTCATAAGAATAGTAAATATGATGTCAATTTTCTGAATAGTTTTTATTTAGATGATCTTAACCATCTGTGTTCTTTAGATGCTAAGAATTACAATAGGTCATTGCAGGAATACCTGAATCTTAAAAATGTTGAAACTCAAAGAAAAGATGTTTTAGCTGATCGCAAACACTTCTTTGACTGCATTAACCCCAAAAATATGTCTGCCGGAAAATGGCCTTCTTCAACATCTTACAGTCTTTATACTGCACAGTCTGCCGCAGTAAACGATCTATTTTCTTCTTTTGAAGAAGATGGTGGAATTAGAGGCATAAATGGTCCTCCCGGAACGGGAAAAACAACCTTGTTGCTTGATGTTGTTTCCGAAGTGATCGTTAAGAGAGCTATGCAAATGATGAAATTAGGATGTAATAATCTTTTTCATAGAAAGTATGAGAAAATAGAAAAAGATGAAGGTTTTGCCGGCTATTTCCACCTGCATAAGAGCCTGATCAATCAGTATGGTATTGTCGTTGCCAGCAGCAATAATACAGCGGTAGAAAATATCACCAAAGAATTGCCTTCTCTGAAGAAGATAGACAGTGGTGCTTTCCCTCAAGCAGCCTATTTTACAGAACAGGCACAGTATCTAACAAAGACTCCCAATTGGGGAACGTTAAGTGCCGCTTTGGGAAAAGCAGAGAATAGAAATATTTTTAGAAATGCTTTTTGGAAATCCGATAATGGCAAAAAGGGAAAATCTAATAAAAGTAAAGATTTTATATATTTCCATGATTTACTTCGCAATGTTTATCGCGATAAGGAAAATGACCAGAGTGAAAATCATCGTGTAAACTTTGAGACAACCAAAGAAAAATTGGCTCTTCATTTGAAAGATTTTAAGGCATTTCAACAAAAAGCAACAGCATTCCATAATGGTTTAACACAATATCAAAAAGATATAGAAGAAAAGGCCAATCTGGAACGGGAAAAAAGCCCATTGGAGCTTCGTGAAAAAATGTTACTTGAAAAGATTAAAATGCTTGAGCGACAAATAACCGAACAAGAATTATCTATTGAGAATTTACGATTTTACTTACAACAATTGCAAGCTACAAAGCCTCTATGGTTCTTTTTCCAGAAATTGTTTAAAACGTCTTCCTATCAACAATGGAGGAAAAAAATTGAACAGTACCTCAATCAATATGATTGGTTGCAATCTCACTGTGTAACCCAGCGTAAAGAGCGACAAGAATCTGAGACAGAATTATCAACAATAGAGACTAAACTGCAACAAATTTCAAAAGAATTAGATGCTCTACAACGCTCTATCCATCTCTATCTTGCTCAGCGGGAAGAACTTCATACTTTGTACGGCATTGGTTATGAAAATTTAGCGGATGCCGATTTTATTTCTTTACCTATGAGTGAGATGCATAAAAGAATGCCTTATCACTCTGCTCAAGTTGCAAAATTGAGAAGTGAGATATTTTTGCTAAGCATAGAGCTTCATCAACATGCTATTATGGCAAATGCAAAATATGTACGCAATAACCTCAGTCTCTTTTTTGAAATGCTTTCCGGATACACAAATGTCAGTGAAAATATTGTCAGCAATTTATGGAGCACCTTCTTTTTGTGTGTACCCGTAGTATCCACTACCCTCGCTTCCGTCAGCCGATTATTTCCTAACAAAGAAAAAGATCAAATCGGATGGTTGTTGATTGACGAAGCAGGGCAGGCCACTCCACAATCGGCGGCAGGCATCATTTATCGTTCTAAGCGATGCGTAATTGTTGGTGATCCTTTACAGGTTGAACCGGTCGTAACAATCCCTAAAAATTTGGTGTATAAACTCATGCAACAAGAAAAGGTAGATGAAATATGGTCACCGGTACAAACTTCTGTTCAACAGTTAGCCGATAGAATTTCGGCAAACGGAACTTATATGCCACTTGCAAATTCAGATGAACAAATATGGACAGGCTTTCCACTTCGTACACATCGAAGATGTGATAATCCGATGTTTGACATTGCCAACAAAATAGCTTATGACGGACAGATGGTAAAAGACACCGAAGATGATACCAAAAATAAATTTATTGGAAATTCCACGTGGTTTCATGTAGAGGACACAAACCTGGTCAATAAACATACACTCAAAGGTGAGATTGAATTGCTGAAAATAAAAATACAGGAATTAAAAGAAAATGAGTATCAGGGTGAAATCTTCATTATTTCTCCTTTCGCCTTGGTTGCCGGTTTTTGTGAATGGGAATTTAAAAATAATCCCAAAATATATTGCGGAACCATTCATAGATTTCAGGGTAAGGAAGCGGATGTTGTATTCCTTGTTTTAGGTAGTGACCCAAAATCTCCGGGAGCAAGAAACTGGGCTTCTCAAAAACCCAATATGCTCAATGTAGCGCTCACCCGCGCAAAGAAAAGAATCTACATCATTGGCAATAAAAATTTGTGGGGACAATGTGACTTCTATAAGGATATGTGTAATGCCTTATAA